ACGAGCGTCGCGGCCCCCTCCCCCGTCAGCGACGGAGAACGCGTCTTCGCGCTGTTCTCCTCCAATGATTTATTCGCGCTCGACCTGGATGGCAATCTGCTCTGGGTGCGGGGACTGGGACGTGACTACCCGAACGCCAGCAACAGCCTTGGCATGTCCTCTTCACCCGTGGTCTCCAGCGGGGCCGTGGTGGTGATGATCGAGAACGACAGCGAGTCCTTCTCCGCGGGGATCGATGCGCGAACCGGGAAGAATTTGTGGAAGATGGATCGCCCCAAGCTGGCGAACTGGACCTCCCCCACCCTGTTCAAGACGCCGCAGGGCCGGGAGTTGGTCGCGCTGCAAAGCGGCAAAGGCCTGATCGCGGTCGAGCCTGCCTCAGGAAAGATCGCGTGGAGTTACAAGGAAGGTTCCTCGACCATCCCCTCCAGCACGGCCGTGGACGACACCTTGCTGGTCCCTTCATTCGGCCTCACGGCATTGAAAACTTCTCCGGGAGGAACCGAGGCGGAACAGCTTTGGCGCTCCTCCGCCATGCGGCCCGGCACGGCCAGCCCCGTGGCCATGGGCTCGCGGGTCTACACCTTAAACGACGCGGGGGTCCTCAGTTGCGCCCAGCTTTCGGACGGCAAGCGCCTCTGGCAGCTCCGGCTGAAGGGACCCTTCAGCGCCACACCGGTGGCCTCCGGCAAACACCTTTTCTGCGTCAATGAAAAGGGGGTGTTGCACGTGGTCGACACCACGGCGGCCGAAGGCGCGATCGTATCCGAACTCGAACTGGCGGACGTCATTCTGAGCACCCCTTCCATCGCGCACCGCTCGATCTTCGTGCGCAGTGACGGCGCTCTCTGGAGAATCGGCGACAAATCCTAACCAAACTCCGCGGAGGCCGCTCGCCTCGGCATCCATCGAACCCGATGAAACTCCATTCCGCCATGGTCTTGGCGGCGTTGTGCGGACTCGCCGCCGCCCTCGTGGGAGCGGAGCTCCCCTCCCCCGCGGAAAGAATTCCGCTTTGGCCGGGCCGGCCTCCGGGCGAGTCCTCAGCGCAGGGCCCGGAACGAAAAGTCGAGGGGCGTCCACGCCCGTTCTATCAACTCACGGGCATCACGCAGCCGGTCCTGGAAGTGTTCCCGAGGCCTTCCACATCGGACATTCCCACCGCGGTCTTGGTGTGCCCAGGAGGCGGGCTGCAACGCCTGGCCTACGAGCACGAGGGCCTTGAAGTTGCGGCAAAGTTAAACCAGATGGGACTGACTGCGTTTGTTCTGAAATACCGAGTGCCCGCGCCCATTCGAACCGCCCTGATGGACGCTCAGCGGGCCATGGGATTGATCCGCAAAGACGCAGCCCGGTGGAAGATCGATCCCGATGCGATCGGGATCATGGGTTTCTCAGCAGGAGGAGAAATCGCGGCCTGGCTCATGACCCGGTCCGAACCACGAAGCTATCCACGACAGGATGAAGCCGATGAAACGTCCTCCTTACCCGATTTTTCCGCGCTGATTTACCCCGGGGGACTGCTGGGATCGAAGGGCGCACTCAAATCCGAGCTTTCGGCTGGATTGACACCGAATTTGAATCCCAACTTCGTGGTGCACGCGCTGCGCGACGCCTCGGACAACAGCTTGCAGTGGACCCTCGCGCTCAAACAAGCGGGTGCCCCCGTGGAACTCCACTTGTTTCAAGAGGGCATCCATGGATTCGGCGTGCGCGACGCGGGCCAGCCTGTGTCGGGTTGGTTGTCGCATTTCGAGCGATGGCTCCGTTCACAGGGTCAACTCGATCCCGTGGGTGTGCGAAAACTGGCGCAAAGCTTGATCCAATCCCGATCGGCCGGTGTCCCCGCTCCAGCATTCAAGGAGACCTTGCCTGGAGGATCCTGGGATCAGGCCTACCGGGTCCAATCGCGTGTCGTCCAAGAGCGTGGCCGGCACGCCCCCATTGCGGGTTACAAGGGTGCGGCCGTGACGGCCTCGGCCCAGCAAAGCCTGGGCATCGACCGCCCGCTGACCGGGGTCCTGTTCAAGCCGGGATGGTTGGAGATCGGCGATTCGCGGATCCGGGTGGAGTCGATCCCGAAGGCAGCCTTCGTGGTCGAAACGGAATTAGGCTATGTGCTCGGCACGGATTTGGCGTTCGAGATCCTTCATGAACAACAGGCCCGGGACATGGTCTCCTCGATCGTTCCGGTCATCGAGTTGCCACGATCCGCGCCTCCCGGCATGGCGAGGCCCGGCGGCTACGATTTGGTCGCGGGCAACATCGGTTCCGATCGGTTCATCACGGGCAAACCCTTTCCCATCGCGGGATTCGATCCCAACAGGCTTTCCGTGGTGTTGAGGAAAGACGGAGCCACGCTTCATGAGGCCAACGGCGGGGATGTTCAGGGCGGGCAGTGGAGGAACCTCATGTCGATCCTGAACACATTGGTAAGACAGGGCCACACGCTGAAAGCAGGTCAGATCATTCTCTCCGGCGCCCTGGGAAAAATCCACCCGGGCGAACCCGGCCGATACGAGGCCCTTTACGGCGACCAACATCGCATCGAGTTCGAAGTCCGGTAACGACCTGAATCATCCCCACACTCCCTCCAACCCCGGACATCGCTCGTGCAAATTTCCATCGCCTTGGCGCGCGTCTCCGTTTCGCATGACCCCGGCTCCGAATTCCCAGCTTGATCCCGAAATGGGGCCGGATCAGGCGCCTGTCGAGTTGACCGTCCTCATGCCGTGTCTCAACGAAGTCCGCACGGTTGCCGTGTGTGTTCGAAAAGCCCTCGATTTTCTAAAGCGGCACGGCTTGGAAGGGGAAGTGTTGCTGGCCGACAACGGAAGCACGGACGGCTCCATCGAGTTGGCGAGAGAATCCGGAGCGAGGATTATTCAGGTGGCGTCGCGAGGTTACGGCAGTGCCTTGCTCGCGGGGATCAAGGCGGCCCGAGGGAAGTTCGTCATCATGGGGGATGCGGACGACAGCTACGATTTCAGCGCTCTGGCCCCGTTCCTCGAACGGTTGCGCGACGGAAATACCCTGGTGGTGGGAAACCGTTTTCGTGGCGGCATCGCTCCGGGCGCAATGCCATGGTTGCATCAGTATTTCGGCAACCCCGTGCTCACCGCAATCGGGCGTCTGTTCTTCCGTTCGAAGCTGGGAGATTTCAATTGCGGTCTTCGAGGATTCGAGCGGCGGGCGATTCTCGAACTCGATTTGCAGACGACGGGCATGGAATTCGTCAGCGAAATGATTATCAAGGCGGCCATCATGCACCTGCCGACCTCGGAGGTTCCCACCACCCTTTCCCCGGATGGACGGGGGCGTCCTCCGCATCTGCGGACCTGGAGAGATGGATGGCGGAACTTGCGGTTCATGTTGCTGTTCAGTCCACGCTGGCTTTTTCTC
Above is a genomic segment from Verrucomicrobiota bacterium containing:
- a CDS encoding pyrrolo-quinoline quinone, whose product is MKTKSLFLIPALLAGGWLLPESLQAGDWKQFRGPYSSSVASDAAVEPHLNLSKVAWKTSLPGRGLGSPIVVGDRVLVTASSGPRQERLHVMCLRVSDGGKIWERQFWATGRTMCHEKTSVAAPSPVSDGERVFALFSSNDLFALDLDGNLLWVRGLGRDYPNASNSLGMSSSPVVSSGAVVVMIENDSESFSAGIDARTGKNLWKMDRPKLANWTSPTLFKTPQGRELVALQSGKGLIAVEPASGKIAWSYKEGSSTIPSSTAVDDTLLVPSFGLTALKTSPGGTEAEQLWRSSAMRPGTASPVAMGSRVYTLNDAGVLSCAQLSDGKRLWQLRLKGPFSATPVASGKHLFCVNEKGVLHVVDTTAAEGAIVSELELADVILSTPSIAHRSIFVRSDGALWRIGDKS
- a CDS encoding glycosyltransferase family 2 protein, whose protein sequence is MGPDQAPVELTVLMPCLNEVRTVAVCVRKALDFLKRHGLEGEVLLADNGSTDGSIELARESGARIIQVASRGYGSALLAGIKAARGKFVIMGDADDSYDFSALAPFLERLRDGNTLVVGNRFRGGIAPGAMPWLHQYFGNPVLTAIGRLFFRSKLGDFNCGLRGFERRAILELDLQTTGMEFVSEMIIKAAIMHLPTSEVPTTLSPDGRGRPPHLRTWRDGWRNLRFMLLFSPRWLFLYPGMALMLAGLLVGGWLLPGPRPVGQVTFDVHTLLYAALAVIMGLQAVWFAILTKVFAVGERLMPPDPWISRFRKYFPLELGLLVGGLLVAGGLVGSIAAVYVWSQRNFGVLDPGKMLRMIIPSVSAMVIGGQVILASFFLSVLSLRRSRVDPA